From Bermanella sp. WJH001:
CACAAAGGACAGGTAGTTGAACGTGTCCCCCAATTTGAATACGCCGTGCTCAATGCTCAAGCGCATGTTATGACAGGCAATACGCCATTTAACATTTGGGGTAGCGGGCCCATTTTAATTGTAATATGGCTAGGTTTACTCATCATCAGTCTACGCCAATCTCGTTTTTGGCCTCGTAACTCAAGCCAAAAACAGGCATAAAAAAACGCCCATAAAGCCATCTTTATGGGCGTTTTTTTTATTCGATCTTAATTTAATTGCAGGCGTACAATTTCATTTCGATTATGCAGGGCATCCAGTTTATTAGGAAATAACTGAATATCATTAGGTGTAATTAAAATGGCTTTTTCACCCACTAATCCTACAAAACCCGCACTGAATTCTGTAACAAACCCTTGCTCAGAAAACGCTAAAACCTGTTCTGAGGGAAGATCAACCATGGCTTTCAAGCCATTACCCAGCGGATCATTAATGGACTCAATATTTTTATACAAGGCCATAAATGTCGATTGAATGACAAGCACAAAACCATTACGAAAGGTTAACCATTGAGCTGGCTGGGCGGTGTTTTCATTAAAAAATTCACACCGCACAATAATATCTGAGTTGCCTTCTATAACCATGTTCGTACCCGCTAAAAAAAACGCAGTATACCTTAAGCAAAGACCTAAGGCATGGTAGCAATATAATCCGCCAGCGGTTCAATATCGCTAGCATCCACCACTTTCATAATATTAACCATAGGGGAACTTGCACGAGCCGCTTTGCCTTTTTTAAAGTCATTTAACGTTTTCATTAAAAAGGCTTTCTTTTGTCCAGCCAAACGAGGCAATTCATGATCTCCACGTCCATCGACACCATGGCAAGCCATGCATAGGCCATCATAACGGGCCTTGCCTTTTGCAGACGTCACAATTCCCTCTTGAGGGCGCACGGTTTGAGAAGAGAAATACAAAACCATGTTTACTTTTTCATGGTCTTTAAGTGAGCGGGCAAGCTGTTGCATGACATAGCTTTTGCGCTCACCTGTCGCAAACATCTGAAACTGTTTTAACAAATATTCTGTATTTTGACCGGCAAGATTAGGAATGTCAGGTTTCACGCTATTGCCATCTTTACCATGACAATAACCACATAACATGGAGCGCTCTTTGCCCTCTTCAAGTGCAATTTGGTATTCCACCTGATTGGATTTAATTAACTCAAGTTGAGCCAGCATATTGTCATAATCATCGGCCCAAGTATTTACACTCAAGCAGCCAAGACAAAACAATAACCCAGTGATACGCCAGACAGCCTTGCTCATAGTGATCTCTCAAGTAAAAAGGAAGGCAAATTACAGAGCAAACGTACCAATTACAATGACTTAAATTAACAGATCGTTATGTAATGTGAATTCTCTGACATGCATCAATTTATTCTGACTAGCTAGACAATTTTAAGCGATGAAATGCAAAAAAAAGCACCACATTGTGTGGTGCTTTTTTTGTTTCATAGAGTGACTCTATTCAGTCAGCTCACCATCAATCACCGATGGGGGCTGATCACTGATATCTGGCATGGTGCCAATATTAAACACATCACCCGTGATACCCGTAGGCACCGCCTGACTAGGAGCCGTTAGCGGTAAGCTGCTGCAGTTGCTTGCGGCCACGGTTTGCATGCGCTGCTCTACATCATTCGCCTTAATGATGTACTGATCCGATGAACCTAATATGGTGCCATCTTTTAGATTGATCACAGGTCCCCAGCGGTTATTGCTTTCTTCAAACGGTAACCCCCATAGCTGGCCTTTGCCGCCATACTCTAATAGGAATACCTTGCCGTCTTGGGTCGCCACACCGTTACGATCATTAACCGTAGCGTGGGTGTATTTCATGGTAATCGGTTTATCAAATGACACCACATTATCACTGCCGTCTATCAGCACCATTTGTTGTTGCCAATGCTCTAGGCCGGTTTCCCACACATAGAACTCCGTCACATCACCCGCTTCTATCGCTGTATAAAGATTCGCTCGACTCGTAATGCTTTCGGCTGTTGCCACAGTGGTTGAAATCATAGGTCCACTATTCAACCCCCAGCTCCAATATTGTGAATCTTCAACATCACTTTTTGTTACCGTACTGGCATACGTCACAGGGTCTGTAGTGATTTTTAAGGTCAGGTCTGTTTTAGAAAATGCGTAATCTTGAGTCATTGAATAACTATTACCCACAAACACATCTTTTTGAGCCGCACTGGAACTTACATCAGTGGCTGCAATGTTTTTATCTAAACAACGATCAAAACATTTCAACGTTACAGAATCGCCCGCTGCAAATAGTTCACCAGTACCCGTTTCACTGCCATCCACAAAACTGCGAGTAAAGAAACGGATCTTCGATGCACCCGATAAATAACGCACATTACCACCTAGTTGACGTGACCACATATTCAGCACCACATCACTATTTAGCGGCACAGCAACCGCTGGGCTCACCGGAGTAATTTGCTCGCCATTACCACTAAAGCTACGAATACCCGTCACCTCAAAGCCGTTATTAGTGCTATTAGCTTCTAAGATGACCTCTAGGCCATCATTTTCATCAGAGTCCTTATTAAAATCGGAATTAGCACTTAACAAGAATGAGTCACTTTCAAACAACCAAGTCGAAAACGTCACGCCATCAAGATCCGTAAGGTCAAGCGCATCCACGGTATTTTTAATCAAACGACCTGGCGCTACTTTAACCGTAAAGTTATCCCCCACAGTGTCATCAAATTTCGCTTGCTGCACGGTTTCACCGTTAGTGAAGTTTTGGCCATCTTCACGCCAAGAGCCCCAATAACCGATGTGCCCCCAGCTTTCAAAACCATTTGAGTCACTGCCCGTGCCGTCACCGTCACCGTCCACTTTGATTTGCATACCTGAGTTAACTTCAACCGCTGAACCATCGGCTTTGTTGTACAGGGAGTAATTCCACACCACGCTATTAAAACCATCACGGGCTAAACAGGCTTGGCTATCAAATGTACCGGCATTAATTTCTGCGTAGGTTGATGCTTTCCCCATGTGCACGTAATCGGCATTAACCGCTAAGGCGAATGCTGCATTTTCATTGTACTGCGGAGTATTACCCGATACCGCCTCTACACACTCTTGGCCCGTACGTGCCAAACCAGTTTGTGTCGATTCGTTGTAATCCACCGATGCCGTTACAGTACAGTCCACCTGTACACTGTTGTCTTCATATGAATCTTCTTGATACAGGGTAAAGCTGGCACCGCCATCTGAGGCCTCTGACGAGATCACTTCACCAGAACCTGTGCTGTCGGCCTCTGTGGACGTCAGCGTCGGTAATAAGCCATAGGTTAACGTGAATTCACCAAAGGGGTTGTTATCAGTTGGGGTTTTACGCACTTCACCCAACATTAAAATCACATCTGGGCCGCCTCCTTCGCCTGACTGGCCGGCATAATCCTCAACCCAGCCTTTATAAATCAGTGGGTCTGATGATGATGCTTGTGAGCTATTACCCACAATGGTAACAAATTGTTGGACCTGCTCTGAACTGCCTTGAGAGTCATCTCCACCCTCACCGCCTTTATCTTCAAAGCAACGACTGGCGTCATTCCAGCTAATGTAGTTGCCTTCTCCTTTCATGGCTAAAGGCTGTGACTGGTTGGTAAAACACAACAAACTATCAATAAAACTAATGGGCTGTACCGCATCCAGCCAAACATACACATTTTGGCGAGCCGTCACGTAATCACTGGTAGACGCCAGTGTCGAGGTATCTGCTACCGCCCTAGACGCCATGCTATTTTGGTTCGCGATAAATGATGCCCCTGACGTGCTTTCGTCTTGAGCAGATACCAGAGACATTTGCTCAGGCAGTGCCACTGCACCGGTTAAACTAACAGCGGCACTTACTGAACCACCACCTGAATCAGAGGTACTGTTGGAACTATCGGAACATGCAGTGGTGAAGGCAATGGCCCCCATTACAGCAACAAAAGGAAGGGTTTTCATGTGTAACCTCAATTGTCCTTGTAGGTATTCAAACCTTAGTTACACTGGGCCAATCTTGCCTGTGACCTATATCAATTTTTTACCACACCCCTTATGTTTAAAGGCTTTCAGAGATAGACTGTTTATTAATAAAAATGAATTACTCATACATCAAAAGCATAATTGATTAACCCGTCAGATTCGGGCAGAGAAAAAACAGGTGGCAAAAGGTTGGTAGGTTTAACCACTAAAAAACGAGGTCAACAAGCAGGTTAAGACATTTCAATAAAACCAATGGCTTGACGTAACATTTCTGTTTGCGAGCCACTCACTTCATTAAATTTCATACCATAAGTAAAGCCATCTTTTTTAGGGTGCATATGCTGTACGTTTGCACTTAATCGCATCGGGGTTTGACTGCGGTATTCTTGAAGGTCTTCTTTAGGAAGCATCAACGAAACATCGACACAGCTGTCATTATTAATCTCTCGATTTAACAGCACCTTCATCCCAGTCAAACTAATATTTTCGCAATAGGCATCTTCCCAAACACCGTCAATATTTATGCGTACCAAAAAGTGAGATTGAAGCCTTGGGTGTTGGCGACGCTCATCCTCATTCGCTTCGTTAATACGAATAATCGCGGATTTTTTGATGTTAAAATGATTAATCAAATCCGTAAGGGTTTGTGTTCTGGACAATAATGACTCAGCAATATTATTGGTATTAGCGACCTTTGATGTGTTTTGTTCTAGGATTTCCAGCAGCCCTTCCATGGCCACTTCAAGCTCTGTAAAACGCGACAATTGCTGTGAACTGATTTCGTCAATTTGCAGGGCATTTTGCGCAGAAATCATAATTTGACTGGCCGCCTGATCAATCTCTTCAGCGGTATTTAACCCAAGCTCTGCATTCTTTTGCACCTGCTCAACCACACCCACCATTGAACTGGCCACTTGTTTTACATTAGTGGTCAGGCTACTGATTATGGAATTAATCTCTTCGGAGCTTTGACTGGTTTTTTCAGCTAAACTTCTCACCTCATCAGCCACCACCGCAAACCCTCGCCCTTGTTCTCCCGCGCGAGCAGCTTCGATGGCCGCATTTAACGCCAACAAGTTAGTTTGGTCGGCAATATCACTGATGGTGCCAATAATTTCAGCGATTTTATCAGCGGTCACATCCAACGCTTCAACTTGTTGCGCTGCGGTTTTAACCGTTCGTTGAATGCCGCCCATGTCTTCCACACTTTTTTGCACAACGTGTTTACTAGAAAGTGCAGCCTGTTTCCCCTTATCGGCTGTTTTACGCGAATCATCCGCAAGGGATTGGATATTGGCGCTAATTTCATGCAGCTGTAAAATCACGGCATTAACATCTTTAAATTTGGTTTTTTCTTTTTCAGAATGCATTGCAATAGTGCGACTGACTTCCGTAATTTGGTAAGCACTTTGTCGCATGTAACGTGAACTTGCATCGGCATTGGCTAACACATCATTTAAACGCTTAACCATTGAATTAAAGTGATGGCTCAATTGCCCCACTTCATCTTCACTTCGAGCTTCAACCGTAATCGTTAAGTCGCCTTTCTCCACTTTGCGCAACGCTCTAATCAGGGCGTAAACCGGCTTAAGAAATATCGTCGCGACCAGCCCTATCACCATAAATTGAATTGAAAATTCAATGGCTGACTCCCAAATACTGTTAAAGATAAAGTCACTACGAGAAGCCACCATCAAGGCGATCGCCTCTGCTGGCACATCTTGATCGCTGGCAATATCGATCATTTTTTGCAGTTCATAAAACGCTAAAAAACGATTAAAAAGTGTTGTGATCGCGGTGACCGCAATAAACCCAATTTGTAGCTTCCAGCGCAAGCTCAGCTTTGACCACCAACCCATGATGCATTCCGTTTGCTCATTATATCTATTGAGATTAGAAGACAGGCCCTTTAATTCAAGCCGTTATCTCGCCCAAACAGGCCTAAAAGTGACAATCTTGACCCTATATTTACTAGGCCTTAACAGGGAATTTGAGGTATCCTTAGGGGCTAATTTCTTAATCATTTTGATAGCATTTATGCTATTTCAATAGGCAGCCTATCAGCACCATGCAAGATCAATACAATCCCAGCGAAATCGAATCCTCCGTTCAGCAATATTGGGCACAGAACAAAGTCTTTAAAGCCGTTGTGGATAACAACCGCGAAAAGTTCTACTGCTTATCTATGTTCCCGTACCCATCAGGCCGTCTGCACATGGGTCACGTGCGTAACTACACCATTGGTGATGTGATCTCGCGCTACCAGCGCATGCAGGGTAAAAACGTCATGCAGCCGATGGGCTGGGATGCGTTTGGCTTGCCCGCTGAAAACGCCGCCATCAAACACAACACGGCGCCAGGCAAATGGACCGACGAAAACATCGCCTACATGAAAAACCAGCTAAACAGCCTAGGTTTTGGTTATGACTGGGATCGTGAACTGGCCACCTGTAAACCAGAATACTATCGCTGGGAACAGTGGTTTTTCACCAAGCTGGTTGAAAAAGGTTTAGCCTATAAAAAAGTCTCTGCGGTTAACTGGTGCCCGAACGACCAAACCGTATTGGCCAACGAGCAAGTCATCGACAACTGCTGCTGGCGCTGTGACTCACCGATTGAGCGCAAAGAAATTCCACAATGGTTCATTCGTATTACTGATTACGCCGAAGAACTGCTTAACGATCTAGACCAACTAGACGAATGGCCTGATCAAGTAAAAGCCATGCAGCGTAACTGGATAGGCAAAAGCCAAGGGGTTGAACTGCACTTTGGCATCAAAGACAGAGCCGACACCCTTGAAGTGTACACTACCCGCCCAGACACCCTTATGGGTGTAAGCTACGTGGCGGTGGCTGCCGGTCACCCACTGGCCAGCGAAGCGGCACAGGGTAATGCGGAATTAACCGCCTTCATCGAAGAATGCAAAAAAGGCGGCACCGCAGAAGCAGATTTGGCCACCATCGAGAAAAAAGGCTGCGCCACTGGTTTAACCGCCATTCACCCAATCTCTGGCAAAGAAGTGCCAATCTGGGTCGCTAACTTTGTATTAATGGATTACGGCACAGGTGCGGTCATGGCCGTACCGGCTCACGATCAGCGCGACTATGAGTTTGCCAAAAAATACGACCTTGCTATCAATCAAGTGATCGAGCCTGCCAATGGCGAAGACATTGATCTAGCTAAAGAAGCCTTTACCGAAAAAGGCAAGCTGGTTAACTCTGGCGAATTTGACGGCCTTGAATTTGAAGCCGCCTTTGACGCCATTGCCAAACACCTTGAAGCCGCAGGCAAAGGCAAAGTGACCACCAACTACCGTCTACGTGATTGGGGTGTGAGCCGTCAGCGCTACTGGGGAACCCCAGTACCTATGATCAACAAACAAAACGGCGAACAAGTCCCCACTCCAGAAGACATGTTGCCGGTTGTATTACCAACGGATGTGGTGATGGATGGGGTAAACAGCCCAATCAAAAACAACCCAGAATTTGAAAACATCGAATTTGGTGGTGAACAAGCGTTCCGTGAAACCGACACCTTTGATACCTTCATGGAATCCTCTTGGTACTACGCCCGTTATTGCTCACCTACCGATGACATGCACATGGTGAATCCTTCCGAGGCCAACTACTGGCTACCTGTGGATCAATACATTGGTGGTATTGAACACGCCATTTTGCATTTATTGTACGCACGCTTCTTCCACAAACTATTGCGTGATACCGGCTTAGTAAAAGGTGATGAGCCATTCAAGAGCCTACTGTGCCAAGGCATGGTATTGGCCGACGCCTTTAGTTACACCAACGACAACGGCAGCAAAGATTGGGTTAACCCAGTTGATGTGGAAGCCGAGCGTGATGAAAAAGGCCGCTTAGTAAAAGCCTCGTTTAACGGCAAAGAGCTTAAACACGAAGGCATGATCAAAATGTCTAAGTCGAAAAACAACGGGGTTGACCCACAAGAAGCCATTGATATTTATGGTGCCGATGTTGTGCGCCTATACACCATGTTTGCCGCGCCCCCTGAGCAATCACTTGAGTGGTCAAACGCAGGTGTGCAAGGTGCTCAAAAATTCCTACAACGTGTATGGCGTTTAGCCGCCGAACTCATTAATGGCGGTGACATTGCCCCATTAAATGTTGATGGTTTAAACGATGAGCAAAAAGCGGCCCGTCGCAAAGTGCATGAAACCATTCAAAAAGTCAGCGACGACATTGCCCGTCGTAACGCCTTTAACACCGCCATTGCCGCTGTTATGGAGCTAACCAACACCTTGGTTAAGTTGGATAAAGCTGACGAGCAAAACCGCGCCGTACTAAAAGAAGGTTTAGTGGCCATGGTGAAAATGCTGGCTCCTATCGCCCCGCACATGTGTCACGAACTTTGGAAAGAGTTTGGTAACACCGACCTAGTATTAGACGCCCCTTGGCCACAAGTAGATGAAGCCGCCCTTGTGCGCGACAGCATCACCATCGTGGTTCAAGTAAACGGCAAGGTACGTGGTAAGTTAGAAGTGGCGGCCAACATCGATAAAGACGGCGCCATTGCCGCGGCAAAAACCGATGCCAATGTGCAAAAGTTTTTAGACGGCAACACCATACGTAAAGAAATTTATGTACCAGGCAAGCTGGTGAATATTGTTGCTAACTAGATTAGACGTTAGACGTTAGACGCGCACAGAATGAAACACTGTGCGCATCTATTCACCTAACTACAACTAAATATTGCACCTGCCTCAAGCATTGATAGCGAGCAAGCAAATGAATAAAAAGAATGTCATCCGTATTTCAATCTTAACCTTCTTGGTAACATTGTTATCCGCCTGTGGCTTTCATTTACGTGGCCAAGTGGACTTACCAGTGGGCCTGCGTATTTTAAATTTAGATGCTCAAGCCGCTGAAACCATGACACAAAACTTATTACGTCAATCCATGCTCAGCAATGGCATCACCTTGTCACAAGATGCCCCTTACACACTCAAAATCATCAGCGAAAGCGGCAACCGCCGCGTGCTTAGCGTCACTAGCAACGCCAAGGCAAGCGAATACGAACTCACACAAAACTTAAGTTTCAAATTACTTGATGCAAACGGTGAAGCCGTCAGTGAAGAATTAAACATTACCAGCTATCGCACGTTACAATACGATGCCGACGCTGAAATTGGTAAAGCCCAAGAAGAAGCCAACCTGCGCCGTGAAATGAAACAAAACAATGCTTACAACGTTTTAATACGCCTAAAGGCGATTAAACTGCCAAAGAACAAGGCTAATTAATTGTGCGTTTGAAACCCGAGCAGCTTGCCCAGCATTTACAAAAAGAACTCAAACCGCTTTATATTATTAGTGGTGACGAGCCCTTGCTAGAGCAAGAAATTTGCGACCAAGTCCGCGCCGCCGTCAAAGCTCAAGGTTTCGATGAACGCGAAGTGCACCATGTTGAAGGCAACTTTAAATGGGGCGAGTTACTAGAAGCCGCCAATGCGTTATCTTTATTTTCTTCTCGTAAGCTTATCGAGATCCGTATCGAAAACGGCAAGCCAGGGGACCAAGGCAGCAAAGCGTTAATGGAGCTATTTGCTAACCCTAATCCCGACAACATTGTTATGTTGCAACTGCCTAAAATTGATAAAGCCGCCACCAATAGCAAGTGGTTTAAAACCCTTGATCAAATTGGTGTATTTATTCAGCACTGGCCCATTGAGCGCAACCAACTACCCAGCTGGTTAGCCAATCGCATGCGTCAATTTGGAATGAAAGCAGACCGTGATGCATTAGCCCTATTAGCCGATCGCACCGATGGTAACTTGTTAGCGGGGGCACAAGAAATTGAAAAATTAAAGCTACTGGGCCTTGAACAAATCACCGCCAAACACATTGAGGCCGCCGTAGGTGACGCCAGTCGTTATGATGTCTTTGCCCTGTCTGAATCAGCGTTTAAAGGTGACACCGCGCGTAGCCTACATATATTAAGCACCTTGCAAGGTGAAGGCATTCACGCCCTTCAACCCTTAGCCATCATGACCAATGACATCCGCCAGCTATTGTCCTTTATGCAACTGACACAAGCGGGCACCCCCGACGACAAAGCCCTACAGCAACTCAAGGTATTTTGGCCAAAGAAACAAAGCCAAATTAAAGGTGCAGCACGACGCCTAAATGTAACCGCCGTGCAACAAAGCTTAACAATCTGTAAGCAAATTGACTTGGCCAGCAAAAGCATTGTCAAAGACGACCCTTGGCGACTATTGAGCAGCCTAGTAACCAAACTTTGCGGCCTGAACGTCATCCCTGACAGACTTTAATTATCTAAAGTTGCTCATTTTTTCAACAAAATCACGACTGGCTCTCAGTTTGGCCGTGATTCACATCACCGCATTACCCTGTATTAACAAATAAGCTACTTGCTTAACGTTTCGTCACCAAAGCATCACAGTCACGATATGCCGCTTGAGTAATACTCAGCTCATGGATCAACACGCATAGGGCGTGCCCCGGAGGTTTATATGGGTTATGCAGTACACCAAGACATTAACAATTCCGATCTCGTTTGGGGATTAGAGCATATATCCCAACAGCAACGGGCCACTGACTTTGTTAAGCGCTTTGAAAATAAGCTTTGTATTTTTTCACCCACAGTGAATCAGCTCTACAGCAACTACAATATTTTCTTTCCTGAAGATCAAGATAGAAACATGGTGGTTTTACCTGACCCTTATGCGTTTCACGATACGTTTAATCATATTCCAGCGGATGCTGTGCAGGCCACTGGGTTGCACATTATTCCAGGGGAAACCATTAATCGCTCTGGCTTGTATATTGTCATCACACAAAAAGGCAAAAACGTACGCTCAATTCCTATTCCGTTTAAAGAAGGCTTGCGTCAAATTTTAAAACGCTTTCAAGGTAATGATCCGTTTTTACCTGTGCTCAAAAAAGGGGATTTACGCGAGTT
This genomic window contains:
- a CDS encoding c-type cytochrome; protein product: MSKAVWRITGLLFCLGCLSVNTWADDYDNMLAQLELIKSNQVEYQIALEEGKERSMLCGYCHGKDGNSVKPDIPNLAGQNTEYLLKQFQMFATGERKSYVMQQLARSLKDHEKVNMVLYFSSQTVRPQEGIVTSAKGKARYDGLCMACHGVDGRGDHELPRLAGQKKAFLMKTLNDFKKGKAARASSPMVNIMKVVDASDIEPLADYIATMP
- a CDS encoding methyl-accepting chemotaxis protein, yielding MGWWSKLSLRWKLQIGFIAVTAITTLFNRFLAFYELQKMIDIASDQDVPAEAIALMVASRSDFIFNSIWESAIEFSIQFMVIGLVATIFLKPVYALIRALRKVEKGDLTITVEARSEDEVGQLSHHFNSMVKRLNDVLANADASSRYMRQSAYQITEVSRTIAMHSEKEKTKFKDVNAVILQLHEISANIQSLADDSRKTADKGKQAALSSKHVVQKSVEDMGGIQRTVKTAAQQVEALDVTADKIAEIIGTISDIADQTNLLALNAAIEAARAGEQGRGFAVVADEVRSLAEKTSQSSEEINSIISSLTTNVKQVASSMVGVVEQVQKNAELGLNTAEEIDQAASQIMISAQNALQIDEISSQQLSRFTELEVAMEGLLEILEQNTSKVANTNNIAESLLSRTQTLTDLINHFNIKKSAIIRINEANEDERRQHPRLQSHFLVRINIDGVWEDAYCENISLTGMKVLLNREINNDSCVDVSLMLPKEDLQEYRSQTPMRLSANVQHMHPKKDGFTYGMKFNEVSGSQTEMLRQAIGFIEMS
- the leuS gene encoding leucine--tRNA ligase, with the translated sequence MQDQYNPSEIESSVQQYWAQNKVFKAVVDNNREKFYCLSMFPYPSGRLHMGHVRNYTIGDVISRYQRMQGKNVMQPMGWDAFGLPAENAAIKHNTAPGKWTDENIAYMKNQLNSLGFGYDWDRELATCKPEYYRWEQWFFTKLVEKGLAYKKVSAVNWCPNDQTVLANEQVIDNCCWRCDSPIERKEIPQWFIRITDYAEELLNDLDQLDEWPDQVKAMQRNWIGKSQGVELHFGIKDRADTLEVYTTRPDTLMGVSYVAVAAGHPLASEAAQGNAELTAFIEECKKGGTAEADLATIEKKGCATGLTAIHPISGKEVPIWVANFVLMDYGTGAVMAVPAHDQRDYEFAKKYDLAINQVIEPANGEDIDLAKEAFTEKGKLVNSGEFDGLEFEAAFDAIAKHLEAAGKGKVTTNYRLRDWGVSRQRYWGTPVPMINKQNGEQVPTPEDMLPVVLPTDVVMDGVNSPIKNNPEFENIEFGGEQAFRETDTFDTFMESSWYYARYCSPTDDMHMVNPSEANYWLPVDQYIGGIEHAILHLLYARFFHKLLRDTGLVKGDEPFKSLLCQGMVLADAFSYTNDNGSKDWVNPVDVEAERDEKGRLVKASFNGKELKHEGMIKMSKSKNNGVDPQEAIDIYGADVVRLYTMFAAPPEQSLEWSNAGVQGAQKFLQRVWRLAAELINGGDIAPLNVDGLNDEQKAARRKVHETIQKVSDDIARRNAFNTAIAAVMELTNTLVKLDKADEQNRAVLKEGLVAMVKMLAPIAPHMCHELWKEFGNTDLVLDAPWPQVDEAALVRDSITIVVQVNGKVRGKLEVAANIDKDGAIAAAKTDANVQKFLDGNTIRKEIYVPGKLVNIVAN
- the lptE gene encoding LPS assembly lipoprotein LptE, which codes for MNKKNVIRISILTFLVTLLSACGFHLRGQVDLPVGLRILNLDAQAAETMTQNLLRQSMLSNGITLSQDAPYTLKIISESGNRRVLSVTSNAKASEYELTQNLSFKLLDANGEAVSEELNITSYRTLQYDADAEIGKAQEEANLRREMKQNNAYNVLIRLKAIKLPKNKAN
- the holA gene encoding DNA polymerase III subunit delta; amino-acid sequence: MRLKPEQLAQHLQKELKPLYIISGDEPLLEQEICDQVRAAVKAQGFDEREVHHVEGNFKWGELLEAANALSLFSSRKLIEIRIENGKPGDQGSKALMELFANPNPDNIVMLQLPKIDKAATNSKWFKTLDQIGVFIQHWPIERNQLPSWLANRMRQFGMKADRDALALLADRTDGNLLAGAQEIEKLKLLGLEQITAKHIEAAVGDASRYDVFALSESAFKGDTARSLHILSTLQGEGIHALQPLAIMTNDIRQLLSFMQLTQAGTPDDKALQQLKVFWPKKQSQIKGAARRLNVTAVQQSLTICKQIDLASKSIVKDDPWRLLSSLVTKLCGLNVIPDRL